In Deltaproteobacteria bacterium, the following proteins share a genomic window:
- a CDS encoding MipA/OmpV family protein — protein RCRAGSRVQVVLFKSKKGHFWLRASFPLRMAIASDLRDTRSVGFVFSPYLQAHADHKWDTDFSIGPIWAGEAFHDYVYEVDPKFATATRPAYDAKGGYSGTRFTISTGHRYKGWWFGFFARYDDLSGATFHDSPLVKREESFMTGAALSTIIYSEKLQ, from the coding sequence CGTTGTCGAGCTGGGTCCCGTGTGCAGGTCGTGCTTTTTAAGTCAAAGAAGGGGCATTTCTGGCTCAGAGCCTCCTTCCCTCTGCGCATGGCAATAGCCAGCGACCTTAGGGATACAAGATCCGTCGGCTTTGTATTTTCACCCTACCTGCAGGCGCATGCAGATCACAAATGGGATACCGATTTTTCCATAGGCCCTATCTGGGCCGGCGAAGCCTTCCATGACTACGTCTATGAAGTGGATCCCAAATTTGCCACCGCCACCCGCCCCGCCTATGATGCAAAAGGGGGATACAGCGGAACCCGTTTCACCATTTCCACGGGCCACCGCTACAAGGGCTGGTGGTTCGGTTTTTTTGCCCGTTACGACGACCTTTCAGGGGCAACCTTTCATGATAGCCCGCTCGTGAAAAGAGAGGAATCTTTCATGACGGGCGCTGCCTTATCAACAATTATTTATT